One Apteryx mantelli isolate bAptMan1 chromosome 22, bAptMan1.hap1, whole genome shotgun sequence genomic region harbors:
- the P2RX5 gene encoding P2X purinoceptor 5 isoform X2: MSSSLGRQGLRILWLHVNTEKGENVFFVMTNLIVTPNQKQATCPESVSIPDALCYTDGDCPAGEAVVAGNGVKTGRCLKDRDNIRGTCEILAWCPVEKRSKHKKPLLASAENFTIYIKNSIRFPKFKFSKMNVLATSDGSYLKSCRYSTEHPYCPIFLLGNIVRWAGSNFQEMALEGGVIGIQIEWNCDLDKAPSECNPHYSFSRLDNKFAEKSISSGYNFRFAKYYQDANGVDYRTLIKAYGIRFDVMVNGKAGKFNIIPTIINIGSGLALMGAGAFFCDLVLLYLIKKSNFYRGKKYEEVKSSSRKSLNSPTHNGNQSPDQLGGL; encoded by the exons GGTGAAAACGTCTTCTTTGTTATGACGAACCTGATTGTGACCCCAAACCAGAAGCAAGCTACATGTCCTGAG AGTGTCAGCATTCCCGATGCCCTGTGTTATACGGATGGGGACTGCCCAGCAGGGGAAGCAGTGGTGGCTGGCAATG GGGTTAAGACTGGCCGTTGTTTGAAAGACAGGGACAACATCAGAGGGACTTGTGAGATATTGGCCTGGTGCCCTGTGGAGAAAAGATCCAAGCACAA GAAACCTCTTCTTGCCAGTGCAGAAAACTTCACCATTTACATCAAGAACTCAATCCGCTTCCCCAAGTTTAAGTTCTCCAA GATGAATGTGCTGGCAACCAGCGATGGGTCCTACCTGAAAAGCTGCCGCTACAGCACAGAACATCCCTACTGCCCCATCTTCCTCCTGGGGAACATTGTCAGATGGGCCGGGAGCAACTTCCAGGAAATGGCCTTGGAG GGTGGTGTGATAGGAATTCAGATTGAATGGAACTGTGATCTTGATAAAGCCCCTTCTGAATGTAATCCTCACTATTCTTTTAGCCGGCTGGATAACAAGTTTGCagaaaaatccatctcttctggGTACaacttcag GTTTGCCAAGTATTACCAGGATGCTAATGGGGTCGACTACCGGACGCTCATTAAAGCATATGGAATCCGCTTTGATGTGATGGTGAATGGCAAG GCAGGTAAATTTAACATCATTCCCACCATTATCAATATTGGTTCAGGGCTTGCCCTCATGGGAGCG GGAGCTTTCTTTTGTGACCTGGTGCTGCTGTATCTGATTAAAAAGAGTAACTTTTATCGAGGCAAAAAATATGAGGAAGTAAA GTCCAGTTCCAGGAAATCATTAAATAGCCCTACTCATAATGGAAATCAGAGCCCAGACCAGCTCGGTGGGCTCTAG
- the P2RX5 gene encoding P2X purinoceptor 5 isoform X1, with the protein MGQVAWKGLFLSLFDYKTEKYVIAKNKKVGILYRVVQLSILAYLVGWVFIVKKGYQDTDTSLQSSVITKLKGVAFTNTSELGERLWDVADYVIPPQGENVFFVMTNLIVTPNQKQATCPESVSIPDALCYTDGDCPAGEAVVAGNGVKTGRCLKDRDNIRGTCEILAWCPVEKRSKHKKPLLASAENFTIYIKNSIRFPKFKFSKMNVLATSDGSYLKSCRYSTEHPYCPIFLLGNIVRWAGSNFQEMALEGGVIGIQIEWNCDLDKAPSECNPHYSFSRLDNKFAEKSISSGYNFRFAKYYQDANGVDYRTLIKAYGIRFDVMVNGKAGKFNIIPTIINIGSGLALMGAGAFFCDLVLLYLIKKSNFYRGKKYEEVKSSSRKSLNSPTHNGNQSPDQLGGL; encoded by the exons ATGGGGCAGGTGGCTTGGAAGGGTTTATTTCTATCGCTTTTTGATTATAAAACAGAGAAATACGTCATTGCAAAGAACAAGAAGGTGGGGATTCTCTACCGAGTCGTGCAGCTTTCCATCCTGGCTTACCTGGTGGG GTGGGTTTTTATTGTCAAGAAAGGCTATCAGGACACGGACACGTCCCTCCAGAGCTCTGTCATCACCAAGCTGAAAGGGGTGGCCTTCACCAACACCTCGGAGCTGGGGGAGAGGCTATGGGATGTTGCGGACTACGTCATCCCTCCACAG GGTGAAAACGTCTTCTTTGTTATGACGAACCTGATTGTGACCCCAAACCAGAAGCAAGCTACATGTCCTGAG AGTGTCAGCATTCCCGATGCCCTGTGTTATACGGATGGGGACTGCCCAGCAGGGGAAGCAGTGGTGGCTGGCAATG GGGTTAAGACTGGCCGTTGTTTGAAAGACAGGGACAACATCAGAGGGACTTGTGAGATATTGGCCTGGTGCCCTGTGGAGAAAAGATCCAAGCACAA GAAACCTCTTCTTGCCAGTGCAGAAAACTTCACCATTTACATCAAGAACTCAATCCGCTTCCCCAAGTTTAAGTTCTCCAA GATGAATGTGCTGGCAACCAGCGATGGGTCCTACCTGAAAAGCTGCCGCTACAGCACAGAACATCCCTACTGCCCCATCTTCCTCCTGGGGAACATTGTCAGATGGGCCGGGAGCAACTTCCAGGAAATGGCCTTGGAG GGTGGTGTGATAGGAATTCAGATTGAATGGAACTGTGATCTTGATAAAGCCCCTTCTGAATGTAATCCTCACTATTCTTTTAGCCGGCTGGATAACAAGTTTGCagaaaaatccatctcttctggGTACaacttcag GTTTGCCAAGTATTACCAGGATGCTAATGGGGTCGACTACCGGACGCTCATTAAAGCATATGGAATCCGCTTTGATGTGATGGTGAATGGCAAG GCAGGTAAATTTAACATCATTCCCACCATTATCAATATTGGTTCAGGGCTTGCCCTCATGGGAGCG GGAGCTTTCTTTTGTGACCTGGTGCTGCTGTATCTGATTAAAAAGAGTAACTTTTATCGAGGCAAAAAATATGAGGAAGTAAA GTCCAGTTCCAGGAAATCATTAAATAGCCCTACTCATAATGGAAATCAGAGCCCAGACCAGCTCGGTGGGCTCTAG
- the SHPK gene encoding sedoheptulokinase has translation MAGSEAAGRPGAACVLGIDLGTTSVKAVLVAGGERGQAVAESCSRETQAQTGSPGAGPQGMEQNVQKIIRALNECLAALPQQQLQRVSHIGISGQMHGIVFWKKEQGCKWTESGTGRTFEPKEVSNLITWQDGRCNRSFLSSLPQPQSHISLATGFGCATVYWYLKKSPDFLKSYDAAGTIHDYVVAMLCDLKKPLMSVQNAASWGYFNSRSKSWNTDILKKSGFPVHLLPEVGDPGSIAGRTIYAWHGIPKGAEVGIALGDFQCSVYSCLTERTDAVLNIGTSAQLTISMPPGFQPPEIPDPFSAVTYFPYFSGNYLAVAASLNGGNVLATFVDMVAQWTAELGLEVQETTIYTKIIKAALAQTNSKLSIHPTLFGERHMPEQLASVTDISVSDLSLGHVTRALCRGIIENLHSMLPSERLTETGVRRILGTGSALARNEVLRQEAERIFPFPVIYGKDVDAAVGAAMVMFHRK, from the exons ATGgcgggcagcgaggcggcggGCAGGCCCGGTGCGGCCTGCGTGCTGGGCATAGACCTGGGCACCACGTCCGTTAAGGCCGTCCTGGTGGCAGGGGGAGAGCGGGGGCAAGCGGTGGCCGAGAGCTGCTCCAGGGAGACGCAGGCGCAAACGGGCAGCCCGGGCGCTGGACCGCAG GGCATGGAGCAGAATGTCCAGAAGATAATAAGAGCACTGAATGAATGCCTTGCTGCTCTACCCCAGCAACAACTTCAAAGAGTCAGTCACATTGGTATTTCAGGACAAATGCATGGGAttgtattttggaaaaaagagCAAG GTTGCAAATGGACAGAGAGTGGAACTGGCCGAACCTTTGAGCCCAAGGAGGTCAGTAATCTGATTACTTGGCAAGACGGCCGCTGCAACCGTAGCTTCCTCTCGTCTCTTCCTCAGCCACAGTCACATATCAGCTTGGCTACAGGATTTGGATGTGCCACAGTCTACTGGTATTTAAAGAAGag TCCAGATTTTCTGAAGTCTTATGATGCAGCTGGCACTATCCATGACTATGTGGTTGCCATGTTGTGTGACCTGAAGAAGCCACTGATGTCTGTCCAGAATGCTGCCAGCTGGGGATATTTTAATTCCAGAAGCAAAAGCTGGAATACTGACAT CTTGAAAAAATCCGGCTTTCCTGTTCACTTGCTTCCAGAGGTGGGAGACCCTGGCAGTATTGCAGGCAGGACAATCTATGCATGGCATGGAATACCCAAGGGAGCAGAAGTCGGAATTGCCCTTGGAGATTTCCAGTGCTCTGTTTATTCCTGTCTGACTGAGAGGACTGATGCAG TTCTCAATATCGGCACCTCTGCTCAGCTGACCATCTCTATGCCCCCGGGATTCCAGCCTCCAGAGATACCAGATCCTTTCTCAGCTGTTACTTATTTTCCCTACTTCAGTGGTAACTACTTGGCGGTGGCAGCATCACTCAATGGAGGCAATGTTCTAGCAACATTTGTGGACATGGTGGCCCAGTGGACAGCAGAACTGG GCCTTGAGGTTCAGGAGACTACTATCTATACAAAGATAATCAAAGCAGCCTTGGCCCAAACCAACAGCAAACTCTCAATCCACCCGACACTATTTGGAGAGAGGCACATGCCTGAGCAGCTGGCTTCAGTGACCGATATCTCTGTTTCTGACCTCTCCCTGGGTCATGTAACTAGAGCTCTGTGCCGTGGGATCATTGAAAATCTCCATTCCATGCTGCCCTCTGAGCGCCTGACGGAGACAGGAGTGAGGAGGATTCTGGGAACTGGGAGTGCCCTTGCCAGGAACGAGGTGCTGAGGCAGGAAGCAGAAAggatttttcccttccctgtgatTTACGGGAAGGATGTTGACGCTGCTGTGGGGGCTGCCATGGTGATGTTCCACAGAAAATAA
- the CTNS gene encoding cystinosin isoform X1 codes for MGTRCLLPPLLCLSLALLGPGDGAIVLSVPEVVSLENGSSTNITISLRAPLNETLLITLNITYSSKHRTIVELPNEIKLPAGLTKVDFQVKADDVGQVTVYLHTSNSNLTGPRIQFQVIHSIIVKYADEVVGWIYFLAWSISFYPQLFENWRRKSVVGLSFDFIALNLTGFIAYSVFNIGLFWIPLIKEEFLLSYPNGVNPVAINDVFFSLHAVALTLLIIIQCSMYERAGQKVSKVVVGLLALAWIFTFTTLFLAAAEEMTWLQFLFCFSYIKLAVTLIKYFPQAYMNFRRKSTEGWSIGNVLLDFTGGSFSLLQMFLQSYNNDQWKLIFGDPTKFGLGVFSIIFDVVFMIQHYCLYRRRGYEPCE; via the exons ATGGGGACAAGATGCCTGCTCCCGCCGCTGCTGTGCCTCTCGCTCGCGCTGCTGGGGCCTGGCG atGGAGCCATTGTATTGTCTGTCCCTGAAGTGGTTTCATTAGAAAATGGGAGTTCAACAAACATCACTATATCTCTGAG GGCTCCATTAAATGAGACACTGTTGATAACTCTTAATATTACGTACTCATCGAAACACAGAACCATTGTTGAACTACCTAACGAA ATAAAATTGCCTGCAGGTCTCACTAAGGTAGACTTTCAAGTAAAAGCAGATGATGTTGGGCAAGTTACAGTGTATCTTCATACCAGTAATTCCAACTTAACTGG ACCTAGGATTCAATTTCAAGTGATTCACAGCATCATAGTGAAATATGCTGATGAGGTGGTTGGCTGGATCTATTTCCTTGCCTGGTCTATCTCCTTCTATCCTCAACTCTTTGAGAACTGGCGACGGAAAAG tgTTGTTGGATTAAGCTTTGACTTTATTGCATTAAACCTTACTGGCTTCATAGCATACAGTGTGTTTAACATTGGACTCTTCTGGATTCCCTTAATTAAG GAGGAATTCTTACTCAGTTATCCCAATGGAGTAAACCCTGTGGCTATCAACGATGTTTTCTTCAGTCTCCATGCAGTAGCTCTGACTCTTCTCATCATAATTCAGTGCAGCATGTATGAG AGAGCAGGTCAGAAAGTATCCAAAGTTGTTGTTGGACTATTGGCACTTGCTTGGATTTTTACATTTACAACACTGTTTCTTGCTGCAGCTGAGGAAATGACGTGGCTACAattcttattttgcttctcttacaTTAAGTTAGCAGTCACactgataaaatattttccacag GCATACATGAACTTCCGCCGGAAGAGCACTGAGGGATGGAGTATTGGAAATGTGTTACTAGACTTCACTGGTGGGAGCTTCAGCCTCCTGCAGATGTTTCTGCAGTCATACAACAATG ATCAGTGGAAGCTAATCTTTGGAGATCCAACCAAGTTTGGCCTGGGTGtcttctccatcatctttgatgTTGTTTTTATGATCCAACACTACTGCCTTTATAGGAGACGGGGGTATGAACCTTGTGAATAA
- the CTNS gene encoding cystinosin isoform X4 yields MGTRCLLPPLLCLSLALLGPGDGAIVLSVPEVVSLENGSSTNITISLRAPLNETLLITLNITYSSKHRTIVELPNEIKLPAGLTKVDFQVKADDVGQVTVYLHTSNSNLTGPRIQFQVIHSIIVKYADEVVGWIYFLAWSISFYPQLFENWRRKSVVGLSFDFIALNLTGFIAYSVFNIGLFWIPLIKEEFLLSYPNGVNPVAINDVFFSLHAVALTLLIIIQCSMYEAYMNFRRKSTEGWSIGNVLLDFTGGSFSLLQMFLQSYNNDQWKLIFGDPTKFGLGVFSIIFDVVFMIQHYCLYRRRGYEPCE; encoded by the exons ATGGGGACAAGATGCCTGCTCCCGCCGCTGCTGTGCCTCTCGCTCGCGCTGCTGGGGCCTGGCG atGGAGCCATTGTATTGTCTGTCCCTGAAGTGGTTTCATTAGAAAATGGGAGTTCAACAAACATCACTATATCTCTGAG GGCTCCATTAAATGAGACACTGTTGATAACTCTTAATATTACGTACTCATCGAAACACAGAACCATTGTTGAACTACCTAACGAA ATAAAATTGCCTGCAGGTCTCACTAAGGTAGACTTTCAAGTAAAAGCAGATGATGTTGGGCAAGTTACAGTGTATCTTCATACCAGTAATTCCAACTTAACTGG ACCTAGGATTCAATTTCAAGTGATTCACAGCATCATAGTGAAATATGCTGATGAGGTGGTTGGCTGGATCTATTTCCTTGCCTGGTCTATCTCCTTCTATCCTCAACTCTTTGAGAACTGGCGACGGAAAAG tgTTGTTGGATTAAGCTTTGACTTTATTGCATTAAACCTTACTGGCTTCATAGCATACAGTGTGTTTAACATTGGACTCTTCTGGATTCCCTTAATTAAG GAGGAATTCTTACTCAGTTATCCCAATGGAGTAAACCCTGTGGCTATCAACGATGTTTTCTTCAGTCTCCATGCAGTAGCTCTGACTCTTCTCATCATAATTCAGTGCAGCATGTATGAG GCATACATGAACTTCCGCCGGAAGAGCACTGAGGGATGGAGTATTGGAAATGTGTTACTAGACTTCACTGGTGGGAGCTTCAGCCTCCTGCAGATGTTTCTGCAGTCATACAACAATG ATCAGTGGAAGCTAATCTTTGGAGATCCAACCAAGTTTGGCCTGGGTGtcttctccatcatctttgatgTTGTTTTTATGATCCAACACTACTGCCTTTATAGGAGACGGGGGTATGAACCTTGTGAATAA
- the EMC6 gene encoding ER membrane protein complex subunit 6, with the protein MAAAAAAKREGPQFISEAAVRGNAAVLDYCRTSVSALSGATAGILGLTGLHGFIFYFLASVLLSVLLVLKAGRRWNKYFKSRRPLFTGGLVGGLFTYVLFWTFLYGMVHVY; encoded by the coding sequence atggccgcggcggcggcggctaaGCGCGAGGGGCCGCAGTTCATCAGCGAAGCGGCGGTGCGCGGCAACGCGGCGGTGCTGGACTACTGCCGCACCTCGGTGTCGGCCCTGTCGGGCGCCACGGCCGGCATCCTGGGCCTCACCGGCCTGCACGGCTTCATCTTCTACTTCCTGGCCTCcgtgctcctctctgtgctgctggtgctgaaGGCCGGGCGGCGATGGAACAAGTACTTCAAGTCCCGGCGGCCGCTCTTCACCGGGGGGCTCGTCGGGGGGCTCTTCACCTACGTCCTCTTCTGGACTTTCCTCTACGGCATGGTCCACGTCTACTGA
- the CTNS gene encoding cystinosin isoform X2 codes for MPAPAAAVPLARAAGAWRAPLNETLLITLNITYSSKHRTIVELPNEIKLPAGLTKVDFQVKADDVGQVTVYLHTSNSNLTGPRIQFQVIHSIIVKYADEVVGWIYFLAWSISFYPQLFENWRRKSVVGLSFDFIALNLTGFIAYSVFNIGLFWIPLIKEEFLLSYPNGVNPVAINDVFFSLHAVALTLLIIIQCSMYERAGQKVSKVVVGLLALAWIFTFTTLFLAAAEEMTWLQFLFCFSYIKLAVTLIKYFPQAYMNFRRKSTEGWSIGNVLLDFTGGSFSLLQMFLQSYNNDQWKLIFGDPTKFGLGVFSIIFDVVFMIQHYCLYRRRGYEPCE; via the exons ATGCCTGCTCCCGCCGCTGCTGTGCCTCTCGCTCGCGCTGCTGGGGCCTGGCG GGCTCCATTAAATGAGACACTGTTGATAACTCTTAATATTACGTACTCATCGAAACACAGAACCATTGTTGAACTACCTAACGAA ATAAAATTGCCTGCAGGTCTCACTAAGGTAGACTTTCAAGTAAAAGCAGATGATGTTGGGCAAGTTACAGTGTATCTTCATACCAGTAATTCCAACTTAACTGG ACCTAGGATTCAATTTCAAGTGATTCACAGCATCATAGTGAAATATGCTGATGAGGTGGTTGGCTGGATCTATTTCCTTGCCTGGTCTATCTCCTTCTATCCTCAACTCTTTGAGAACTGGCGACGGAAAAG tgTTGTTGGATTAAGCTTTGACTTTATTGCATTAAACCTTACTGGCTTCATAGCATACAGTGTGTTTAACATTGGACTCTTCTGGATTCCCTTAATTAAG GAGGAATTCTTACTCAGTTATCCCAATGGAGTAAACCCTGTGGCTATCAACGATGTTTTCTTCAGTCTCCATGCAGTAGCTCTGACTCTTCTCATCATAATTCAGTGCAGCATGTATGAG AGAGCAGGTCAGAAAGTATCCAAAGTTGTTGTTGGACTATTGGCACTTGCTTGGATTTTTACATTTACAACACTGTTTCTTGCTGCAGCTGAGGAAATGACGTGGCTACAattcttattttgcttctcttacaTTAAGTTAGCAGTCACactgataaaatattttccacag GCATACATGAACTTCCGCCGGAAGAGCACTGAGGGATGGAGTATTGGAAATGTGTTACTAGACTTCACTGGTGGGAGCTTCAGCCTCCTGCAGATGTTTCTGCAGTCATACAACAATG ATCAGTGGAAGCTAATCTTTGGAGATCCAACCAAGTTTGGCCTGGGTGtcttctccatcatctttgatgTTGTTTTTATGATCCAACACTACTGCCTTTATAGGAGACGGGGGTATGAACCTTGTGAATAA
- the TAX1BP3 gene encoding tax1-binding protein 3, giving the protein MSYVPGQPVTAVVQRIEIHKLRQGDNLILGFSIGGGIDQDPAQNPFSEDKTDKGIYVTRVTEGGPAEVAGLQIGDKIMQVNGWDMTMVTHDQARKRLTKRNEEVVRLLVTRQSLQKAVQQSMMS; this is encoded by the exons atgTCGTACGTGCCGGGGCAGCCGGTCACCGCCGTGGTG caaAGGATTGAAATACATAAGCTTCGTCAAGGTGACAACTTGATTCTAGGATTCAGCATTGGAGGTGGCATTGATCAGGACCCTGCTCAGAATCCTTTCTCTGAAGATAAGACTGACAAG ggtATTTATGTAACAAGGGTGACTGAAGGAGGCCCAGCAGAAGTTGCAGGGCTTCAGATCGGAGATAAGATCATGCAG GTGAATGGCTGGGATATGACAATGGTAACTCATGACCAGGCTAGGAAGAGGCtgacaaaaagaaatgaagaagtgGTGCGGCTGCTGGTGACCAGGCAATCTCTGCAGAAGGCTGTGCAACAATCAATGATGTCCTAA
- the CTNS gene encoding cystinosin isoform X3: MGTRCLLPPLLCLSLALLGPGDGAIVLSVPEVVSLENGSSTNITISLRAPLNETLLITLNITYSSKHRTIVELPNEIKLPAGLTKVDFQVKADDVGQVTVYLHTSNSNLTGVVGLSFDFIALNLTGFIAYSVFNIGLFWIPLIKEEFLLSYPNGVNPVAINDVFFSLHAVALTLLIIIQCSMYERAGQKVSKVVVGLLALAWIFTFTTLFLAAAEEMTWLQFLFCFSYIKLAVTLIKYFPQAYMNFRRKSTEGWSIGNVLLDFTGGSFSLLQMFLQSYNNDQWKLIFGDPTKFGLGVFSIIFDVVFMIQHYCLYRRRGYEPCE, from the exons ATGGGGACAAGATGCCTGCTCCCGCCGCTGCTGTGCCTCTCGCTCGCGCTGCTGGGGCCTGGCG atGGAGCCATTGTATTGTCTGTCCCTGAAGTGGTTTCATTAGAAAATGGGAGTTCAACAAACATCACTATATCTCTGAG GGCTCCATTAAATGAGACACTGTTGATAACTCTTAATATTACGTACTCATCGAAACACAGAACCATTGTTGAACTACCTAACGAA ATAAAATTGCCTGCAGGTCTCACTAAGGTAGACTTTCAAGTAAAAGCAGATGATGTTGGGCAAGTTACAGTGTATCTTCATACCAGTAATTCCAACTTAACTGG tgTTGTTGGATTAAGCTTTGACTTTATTGCATTAAACCTTACTGGCTTCATAGCATACAGTGTGTTTAACATTGGACTCTTCTGGATTCCCTTAATTAAG GAGGAATTCTTACTCAGTTATCCCAATGGAGTAAACCCTGTGGCTATCAACGATGTTTTCTTCAGTCTCCATGCAGTAGCTCTGACTCTTCTCATCATAATTCAGTGCAGCATGTATGAG AGAGCAGGTCAGAAAGTATCCAAAGTTGTTGTTGGACTATTGGCACTTGCTTGGATTTTTACATTTACAACACTGTTTCTTGCTGCAGCTGAGGAAATGACGTGGCTACAattcttattttgcttctcttacaTTAAGTTAGCAGTCACactgataaaatattttccacag GCATACATGAACTTCCGCCGGAAGAGCACTGAGGGATGGAGTATTGGAAATGTGTTACTAGACTTCACTGGTGGGAGCTTCAGCCTCCTGCAGATGTTTCTGCAGTCATACAACAATG ATCAGTGGAAGCTAATCTTTGGAGATCCAACCAAGTTTGGCCTGGGTGtcttctccatcatctttgatgTTGTTTTTATGATCCAACACTACTGCCTTTATAGGAGACGGGGGTATGAACCTTGTGAATAA